The following is a genomic window from Citrifermentans bemidjiense Bem.
TTCGCAAATTTTAAAACCGCACCTGCCGGTTTCTTGTCGCTCATCCAAGACTTTCATGAACATTGAAGCGGCTTCGAAGCGGAAGACCGCGAGAAGATAGGGTGGCGCTGCCAATGTCTGCCAAGTTATTGGGTGATTTTGCATTAACAGCAGCAAAAAACGTTTGACATGAAAAGTCACACTGCTAGTATTGGCTTCTATTAATTTAAAACGATTAACTTGGTGCTAATTAGATAAATGGCCTGCAGCATATCCCGTCAAGCCAAGGAGGGCCTTATGGCAGGGAGCGTTCTAATCACGGGTGGAGCCGGATTCATTGGATCTCACCTGGCAGATGAGCTTCTTCGTCACGGTTACCGCGTCCGCGTTTTGGACAGCCTGGTGCTGCAGGTGCATGGACCGGACGGGAGGCGACCCGGCTATCTGGATCCGGAGGTCGAGCTGATCAAGGGGGACGTGCGGGACGCGGCCGCCGTGCAGAGGGCGCTTGCCGGGACCGAGGCGGTCTTTCACCTGGCCTCCATGGTGGGCGTCGGCCAGAGCATGTACGAGATCGAGCAGTACACCTCCGTCAACAACTGCGGGACTGCGGTGCTCCTGGAGGCGATGGCCCACGCCAAGGGGCATCGCAAGCTGATCGTCGCCTCAAGCATGAGCATCTACGGCGAGGGGCGCTACCTGGACGCCGACGGGCTTTGCTACGACGACGTCCGGCGTCCCTTGGAGCAGTTGCAGCGGGGGCGCTGGGAGCCGTTCAACCGCAGGAGCGAGCCGCTGCGCCCGGTGGCAACCCCTGAGGACAAGTCGCCGTCGCTCGCCTCGGTCTACGCCCTATCCAAGTACGACCAGGAGCGGATGGCGCTCATCGTCGGGGAATGTTACCGCATCCCGGTGATCGCCCTGCGCTTTTTCAACGTCTACGGCACCAGGCAGGCGCTCTCCAACCCCTACACCGGGGTGCTCGCCATCTTCGCCTCCAGGCTCATGAACGGCAACCCGCCGCGCATCTACGAGGACGGGCTGCAGCAGAGGGACTTCGTCAGCGTGCACGACGTGGTGACGGCCTGCCGGCTCGCGCTCCAGGTGGACCAGCAGCAGGCGCAGTTCTTCAACATCGGCAGCGGCGCCAACGTCAGCGTCCTCGAGGTGCTGCAGCGCTTCCGCCGGGTGCTCAACTGCGACGGGATCGAGCCGGAGATCACCGGCAACTACCGGGCCGGCGACATCAGGCACTGCTTCGCGGACATAAGCTCCGCCCGCTCCGTCCTGGGATACGCCCCGAGGATCTCCTTCGACGATGGGCTTGCCGAACTGGCCGGCTGGCTGGAAGGGGAGGTCGCCATAGACCGTGTCTCCGAGGCGCATGCCGAACTCACCCAGCGGGGGTTGACGCTATGAAAAGGGCGACCAGTGAAGCGGTACCGGAGCACTTCGGCATAGTGGAGTGGTTCCGGCCGGGCGAGCGGGAACGGGTGGAACGGGTCCTTTCCGACATGAAGGCGATCGGCGCCAAGAGCCTCAGGACCGGGATCTCCTGGGCGGACTGGTACACGAGCGAGGGGAAGAGGTGGTACGACTGGCTCATCCCGCGGCTGGCGCGGGAGGTGGAGCTGCTCCCTTGCGTGCTTTACACCCCCCCCTCCATCGGGATCGAGGCGAAGACCTCATCCCCCCCGCGTCGTCCCAAGGATTACGCCGACTTCATCGACCTTTTCGTCACCGCCTTCGGGGAGCATTTCGAGTACCTGGAGCTCTGGAACGAGCCTAACAACCTGAGCGAGTGGGACTGGACCCTGGACCCGCACTGGACCTCCTTCGGGGAGATGATCGGCGGGGCGGCCTACTGGGTCAGAAAGCGCGGCAAGAAGACCGTCCTCGGGGGGATGAGCCCCATCGACGGCCACTGGCTCTGCCGGATGTTCGAGCTGGGGGTGATGGATTACATCGACGTGGTGGGAATCCACGGTTTCCCGGACATCTTCGATTACACCTGGAAGGGGTGGCAGCGCAACATCGCCATGGTGCGGGAGATCCTCGACGAGAAGGAGTGCGCCTGCGAGATCTGGGTCACCGAGGCGGGCTTCTCCACCTGGCAGCACGACGAGTTCAAGCAGGCCAAGGTCTTCCTCGATTTTCTCGCCGCCCCGGCGCAGCGCGTCTACTGGTACGGCGTGGACGATCTCGATCCCTCGCTTTCCGCGGTGGACCGCTACCATCTGGACGAGCGCGAGTACTTTTTCGGCTTGAGGAAGGCGGACGCAACGCCCAAGCTCCTCTACCGCCTGCTCCAGGAGGGGACGCTTTCCTCCCTGAAGCGCGTGGTAGCCGCTGGGAGCGCCGCGAGGGCAGACAGCGGCGGGACCGAAAAGGCGGTGCTCGTCACCGGGGGGGCCGGGTTCATCGGGACCAACCTGGTGCAGCACCTGGTGGCGCAGGGGGAGAGGGTGATCCTCTACGACAACCTCTCCCGCGCAGGGGTCGAGAAGAATCTCCTCTGGCTCATGGACAACTGCGGCGAAAGGCTGCAGGTGGTGATAGGGGACACCCGCAACTCTCTCCTTCTGGAGCAGGCGGTAAGTGAGGCGAAACAGGTCTTCCACTTCGCGGCCCAGGTAGCGGTCTCCAGCAGTATCGACAACCCCGCCAACGACTTCGCCATCAACGTCCAGGGGACCTTCTCGCTCCTGGAGGCGATCCGCAAGGCGAAGACCCCTCCTTCGCTTCTCTACACCTCCACCAACAAGGTGTACGGGGCCATCGAGGGGTGCGGCGTCCGGAAAAACGGGGTGCGCTACGAGCCGCTCGACCCGCAGCTCCGCTCCCACGGGCTGGGAGAAGGGACCACGCTCGATTTCCTGAGCCCCTACGGCTGCTCCAAGGGATGCGCCGACCAATATGTCCTGGACTACGCCCGCAGCTTCGGCATCGACGCCGCGGTCTTCCGGATGAGCTGCATCTACGGCCCGCACCAGTACGGCACCGAGGAACAGGGGTGGGTGGCGCACTTCGCCATACAGACCATGAAAGGGGAGCCCATCACCCTCTACGGGGACGGCTGCCAAATCCGGGATCTCCTCTTCGTCGAGGACCTGGTGGACGCCATGTGCCGGGCGCGGGACATCATGCCGCGCATAGCCGGCCAGGCCTTCAACATCGGCGGCGGCCCCGCTCGCACCATAAGCCTCTTGGAGCTTTTGGATCTGTTGCGCGATCTGCACGGCACCCTTCCCACCATACTGCGCGACGACTGGCGCACCGGGGACCAGAGGTACTACGTCTCCGACACCAGGAAGTTCTGCAAGGCTACCGGATGGACGCCGCGGCATTCGGTGGCCGAGGGGGTGCGCAGGCTGTACGACTGGCTCCTGGAAACGATGCACTCGCCGGCGCGCGGCGCCGGGAGCTTCGACAAGCAAAGCTACCCGGCGACGGGGGCGGAGGCGATCTGATGAGCGATGTGATGGATGCTGCGGTAATCACCGGTCCTGGGCGGTCGCGGGTAGAACAGGTGGCGCGCCCTGCGGCCGGCAGGGGGGAAGTAGTGGTGCGGGTGGAGGGTTGCGGCGTCTGCGCCTCCAACCTCCCGCTTTGGCAGGGAAGGTTCTGGTTCAACTATCCCGCGCAGCCCGGCTCCCCCGGGCACGAGGGGTGGGGGAGGGTGCATCGGCTGGGGGAGGGGGTGGAAGGGATAGCCGTCGGCGACCGGGTCATCGAGGCGACCGGGTACCAGTGGCCGCTCGACGTCGCCGGCGAACTGGTGCGCGAGCGTGGAAAGATCGTCATCGCCGGGTTCCACCAGGACGGCATGCGCCAGGTGAACGTCCAGCTCTGGAACTGGAAGGGGGTGGACGTGATCAACGCCCACGAGCGCGACCCCAAGGTGTACCTGGAGGGGATGCTGGCCGGCATCGAGGCCGTCGATGCCGGCCTTTTTGCCCTCGACGAGCTGATCACCCACACCTATGCGCTGGAGCATCTGGGGGAAGCGTACCGGGCGCTGGACCAGCGGCCGGACGGCTTCCTGAAAGGGATCGTCCGCATCGATCATTAAAAAAGGGGAAGCGATGAAGAAAAAGCAACCACTCCCGAGAATAGGCTTCCTGGGGACCGGCTGGATCGGTCGCCATCGCCTGAAGGCGATACTGGAAAGCAAAGAAGCCGAGGTAGCATGCATCGCCGACGTCTGCCGGGAAAATGCCAGCGACGCGGCAAAGCTCGCCCCCGGCGCCTTGGTAGTCGACTCGCTGGACGCGCTTCTTGAGCTTGGGCTCGACGCGGTGGTGATCGCCACACCCAGCGCGGGGCACTGCTCCCAGGCGGTAAGGGCGCTGGAGGCGGGTCTCTCGGTATTTTGCCAGAAGCCTCTGGGCAGGAGCGCCTATGAGGCGCAGATGGTGGTGGACACGGCCCGGGCGGCCAATCGCCTCTTGGGCGTCGACTTCTCCTACCGTTTCACCGATGCCGTCCGGAAGATGCACGAACTGGTCGGCTCCGGCGAACTCGGCGAGGTCTACGCCGCCGACCTCGTCTTCCATAACGCCTACGGCCCGGACAAGGCATGGTTCTACGACGCCGAACTATCGGGCGGGGGGTGCCTCATGGATCTCGGGAGCCACCTGGTCGATCTCGCCCTCTGGTTTTTCGACTACCCCCAGGTCCGTAGCGTCTCCAGCTCCATCTTCTCGGGCGGCGAAAGGCTCAAGGGGGGATCCGGCAAGGTCGAGGACTACGCCGTCGTCTCGCTGGTGCTGGAAAACGGGCACGCGGTGCGGGTGGCCTGCTCCTGGAACGTCTCCGCCGGGCGGGACGCGGTGATCGAGTCGAGTTTCTACGGGACCCAGGGAGGGGTCGCCTTCCGGAACGTCCAGGGCTCCTTCTACGATTTCGTCGCCGAACGTTTCCGAGGCACCAGCGCAGAGACCATCGCCACCCCGCCGGACGACTGGGGGGGGAGGTGCGCCGTGGACTGGGTGCGTCAGTTGAGGACCGGGGGAGGGAGCTACAACCCCCAGGCGGAAAACCTGGTCCAGGTGGCGGCGGTACTGGACGCGGCCTACGGCAGGTAGCCGCTTGAGTCCCCGCCCCCGGAGGGGGAGGAGAGAGAGCAGGAGGACGGCAGTTGCTATGACCGAGACGGATTACAAAAAAGGGTGCGACGAGGGGGGCGTCTCGGCTCCGCCCCGACTGATCCTGATGACCGCGGATACCATCGGCGGCGTCTGGACCTACGTGCTGGAGCTTGCGCGCGGCCTTTCGGTGTTCGGCGTGGAGGTGGCTCTCGCCACCATGGGGCAGCCCCTTTCCCAGGAGCAGCGGCGCGAGGTGGCGGACGAAGGGAACGTTACCCTGTATGAAAGCGGCTATCGGCTGGAGTGGATGGACGACCCCTGGGCCGACGTGGAGCTAAGCGGGGCCTGGCTCCTGGAGCTGGAGGACCGCCTGCGCCCGGACCTGGTGCACCTGAACGGCTACGCCCACGCCGCGCTCCCATGGCAGAGCCCCTGCCTCGTGGTCGCCCACTCCTGCCTCCTCTCCTGGTGGCAGGCGGTGCGACGGGAGGATCTCCCCTCCAGATACCAGCAATACCGGCAGCGGGTGGCGCAGGGACTCGCCGCCGCCGACCTCGTCGCGGCCCCTTCGGCCGCCATGCTTCGGAACATCCAGACGCTGTACCTCCCCCTTCCCGAGGGGAGGGTGGTTCATAACGCCCGCAGCCGCACCAGGTTCCGCCCCGGGCACAAGGAGGATTTCATCCTTTCAGTAGGGAGGGTCTGGGACGAGGCGAAGAACATCGGCGCCCTGGTAAAAAATGCCTGCGACCTCCCCTGGCCGGTGTACGTAGCGGGCGAGATCAACCACCCCGGCGGGGGGAGCGTGACCATGGGCGGGGTGAACCGGCTCGGTTTCCTCTCGCCCGACGAACTGGCCCCCTGGTACGCGGCGGCCTCGGTCTACGCGCTGCCGGCGCGCTACGAGCCTTTCGGCCTCACCGTGCTGGAGGCGGCGCTCTCCGGCTGCGCCCTGGTGCTTGGCGACATCCCGAGCCTACGCGAACTGTGGGACGGCGCCGCGATCTTCGTGGACCCGGATTCCCCAGACCTGCTCCAGGAGGAACTCTGCCGGCTCTGCGCCGACCGCGCGAGGCAGGAGAGCCTGGGGAACAAGGCGCTGGCGCAAAGCCGCAAATTCACCGCGGCCAAGATGGTGGCGGGTTACCTGTCGCTGTACCGCCAGTTGTGCCGGGTAAGCTGACCTTCCCCCGCCCCGACCCTTGCTGGGGGAGGGGGACAACCAGAGGATTGCCCGATGCGTGTCGTCATGTTTTATCACTCCCTGGTCTCGGACTGGAACCACGGCAACGCCCACTTCCTGCGCGGGGTTGCGACCGAATTGGGCCAGAGGGGGCACGAGGTCCGCGTCTACGAACCCAGGAACGGTTGGAGCTACAGCAACCTTTTGCGCGAAAAAGGGGTGAACGCCCTGCGGCGCTTCGAGGAGGTGTATCCCGGCCTTTCGGGGATTCCTTACGAGCTCGATAAGCTTGACCTCCATAAGGCGCTTGCCGGGGCAGATCTCGTCATCGTGCACGAATGGAACGAGCACGAGCTGGTGCACAGGATCGGAGAGCACCGCAAAAAAAACGGTAATTACCGCCTGCTCTTTCACGATACCCATCACCGCTCGGTCACCGACGCCGGCGCCATGGACGCCTACGACCTCTCCGGCTTCGACGGCGTTTTGGCCTACGGCGGCAGGATCAGGGAGATCTACCTGCAAAAGGGGTGGGCGGAACGGGTCTGGATCTGGCACGAGGCCGCCGACGTCCGGGTCTTTCGACCAGTCGAGGGAGCGCAGAAGGCGGGGGACGTGGTCTGGATCGGCAACTGGGAGGACGACGAGAGGAGCGAAGAAATCCGCGAGTTCTTCGTGGAACCGGTGCGGCGGCTGGGGCTGAAAGCGGCGGTATACGGGGTCCGCTACCCGAAGCCCGCGCTGAAACTTTTGCAGGAAGCGGGGATCGGCTACGGCGGCTGGCTCCCCAACTTCGAAGTGCCGAGGGTCTTCAGCAGCTTCCGGCTCACCGTCCACATCCCGCGTCGACCCTACGTCACGGCGCTTCCGGGGATCCCGACTATCCGCCCCTTCGAGGCGCTGGCCTGCGGCATCCCGCTCATTTCGGCCCCATGGGACGACTGCGACGCGCTCTTTTCCCCCGACCGCGATTTCGTCTACGCCGGCAGCGGCGAGGAGATGCAGCGGCAGATGTGCGCCTTGCTGGACGATACCGCCCGCGCCGGCAGGTTGGCCTGCCACGGCCGCGGCACCATCCTGGCGCGGCACACCTGCGGCCACCGCATAGACGAGCTTTTGCAGATCTGCAGGGAGCTGGGGCTTCCCGCAGATGAATCATGAACTAGAAAAGGAATGACAATGGGCGCACCACTATCCATCGCCTTCTTCGCATCGAGTCTTGTTTCCGCCTACTGGAACGGCGCCGCCACCTATTACCGCGGCATGGTCAGGGCCCTGGCAGGGCTTGGGCACCGCATCGTCTTTTACGAACCGGACGCCTACGAACGGCAGTCGCACCGGGATATGGAAGACCCAGACTGGGCCACGGTGGTGGTCTACCCGGCCACCGAGTCGGGGGTGATGCGCTCGCTGGAGGCGGCGAAGGGTTCGGACCTGGTCATCAAGGCGAGCGGCGTCGGCGTCTTCGACGAACTTTTGGAGCGCGAGGTGCTGCGGCTCAAGGGGGAGGGGACCCAGGTCGTCTTCTGGGACGTGGACGCGCCTGCCACCCTGGAGCGTATCGCCGAAGACTCGGACGATCCCTTCCGTGCGCTGATCCCCCAGTACGATCTCGTCCTCACCTATGGCGGCGGCGACCCAATCGTCCGCCGCTACAAAAGCTTCGGCGCGCGCAGCTGCATTCCCATCTACAACGCGCTCGACCCGGATACCCACTTCCCGGTGCACTCCGAGCCGCGCCTGGAGGCAGACCTCTCCTTTTTGGGGAACCGGCTCCCCGACCGGGAGCGGCGGGTCGACGAATTCTTCCTCGCCGTGGCGAAGCGTCTGCCGGAGCGCCGCTTCCTTCTGGCCGGAAGCGGCTGGGACGACAAGGAGAGGTCCGGCAACGTGAAGTACCTGGGGCATGTGGGGACCGCCGACCATAACGCCTTCAACTGCAGTCCCATGGCGATACTGAACGTGAGCCGCGACGGCATGGCGAGAAACGGCTTCTCGCCGGCGACCCGTGTCTTCGAGGCAGCCGGTGCCGGCGCCTGCATGATCACCGACCAGTGGGAAGGGGTGGAGCAGTTCTTCGAGCCGGAGCGCGAGATCTACGTCGCCGCCAGCGGCGACGAGGTGGCGGAGATCCTGGACCGTCTCACTCCGGCGCTGGCCGCGGCGGTCGGTTCGCGGGCCCTGACCCGGGTGCGGGCGCAGCATACCTACGCCCACCGCGCCCGACAGTTCCAGGAGATCTTTTCAGCCGGGAAGCCGTATACCGGGGGGATGCCATGAAGATCGTAATCTTCGGCCTTTCGATCACCTCGTCCTGGGGTAACGGCCACGCCACCACCTACCGCGGCCTTCTGCGCGAGATGGACCGGCGCGGCCACGAGGTGCAGTTTTTCGAGCGCGACGCCAAGTGGTACGCCGCCAATCGCGACCTCCCCGAGCCCTCCTTTTGCAACACCATACTCTACGACTCGCTGGAAACGCTCCTGGGAGAGTACGGCCCGGAGATCTGCGACGCCGATTGCGTCATCGTCGGCTCGTACGTGTACCAGGGGATCGAGGTCGGAAAGTGGGTGACGAAAAACGCCAAGGGGATCACGGCATTCTACGACATCGACACACCGGTCACGCTCGCCTCCCTGGCCAAGGGGGAGTGCAGATACCTGAACCGGGAGCTGGTCCCGCACTACGACCTCTACCTCTCCTTCACCGGAGGGCCGACCCTCGACCAGATAGAGCGCCAATTCGGCTCCCCGGCGGCCCGTGCCCTTTACTGCTCGGTCGACCCGCAGGTGCATTACCCGATGCAGATCACGCCGCGCTGGGACCTGGGATACCTGGGGACCTACAGCCCCGATCGGCAGCTAGGCCTTGAGGAGCTTCTGAGCCGGTCGGCGCGCTCCTGGAAGAAAGGGCGCTTCGTGGTCGCCGGAGCGCAGTACCCCGCCGACGTGGCCTGGTCCGAAAACACGCACCGCATCGAGCACCTCCCGCCGGAGTGCCACAGCGAGTTTTACAGCTCGCAGCGGTTCACCCTGAACCTGACCCGGAAGCAGATGCTTCTCGCCGGATACTCCCCAAGCGTCAGGCTTTTCGAGGCGGCGTCCTGCGCGGTGCCGGTGGTGAGCGACCAGTGGCCCGGCCTGGACCATTTCTTCGTGCCGGGCGAGGAGATACTGCTCGCCTCCGATTCCCAGCAGATGCTCCGCATCCTGCAGCGCTTCCCGGAAAACGAGCGGCGGGCCATCGGCGAACGCGCGCGTCAAAGGGTGCTCCGCTCCCATTCCGCCGCCTGCAGGGCGGAAGAGTTGGAGGAGTATCTGACCGCCAGGTGACCTCTTCAATGTGCGATGGGGAGGCGGAACAGCGAAGGCGAAAAGGTGGAGTGACCATGTCGGCAGCTGCATCAATCAGTGAAATGGATGGTATCAAGGTATGCCAGAAACCAAGATGAGATCTGTCGACGACGACATAAGGGAGCTTTCTCCCTGGTTCCACAACCTGCATCTCCCCGACGGGAGCGAGACCGCGCCGGACCACTTCCTTGGGGATTTCCCCAGCTTCAAATGGCTCGAAATCGCCTCCAGCATCCCGGACGATCTCACCGGCTGGAGCGCGCTCGACATCGGCTGCAACGCCGGTTTCTACAGTTTCGAGCTGGCGCGGCGGGGGGCACGGGTCCTGGGTATCGACTGCGACCCGCACTACCTGGAGCAGGCGCGATGGGCGGCCGGGCAGTACGGGCTGGAGGGGCTGGTGGATTTCCGCCAGATGCAGGTCTACGACCTGGCGCGCCTCACCGGCAAATTCGACCTCGTGCTCTTCATGGGAGTCTTCTACCATCTGCGCTACCCCATGCTGGCGCTCGACATCGTGGCTCAGAAGACCGCGGGGATGATGCTGTTCCAGACCGTAACCATGCCGGGGCGCGAGGTGGCGGGGCAGTCTGATTTCCTGCTCAACGAGAGGGATGCCTTGCTGGAAAAAGGGTGGCCGAAAATGGCGTTCATAGAAGACCGTTTCGCCGGCGACCCGACCAACTGGTGGATTGCCAACCATGCCGGCGTGGAGGCTCTGCTGCGCTCGGCCGGCATGCGCATCACGGGCCACCCCGGCGACGAGATCTACCTCTGCGAACCGGACCCGGAAAAGCCCTCCTGCATGACCACCTGGAACCGGGCCGAATACCTCTCAGCCACACAGGCAGAAAAGGAAGACCTCTGACAGATCTCGCCGATCCTCTGTCTCAAGACTTGTTCACTTCACATATTTCCCTATCGGTTATACTCAATGCACGTTCTTATTCCTTATTCAACTGTCATGAAGTTCCATGAAAGGCGCGTATACGTGCTTTCTTTCGCCATATAGGTTATGCTATAACGACGTTGTATACGGTAGCCGGCGCCATTCGTCCGGCCCCAGTGACAGGTTATTCTGACTGTGAAGGCACGACGAGGTGCGATTTGAGCCGGAAGAAGCAGGGCGGCATGGAACTCGACGGTTCCCTCTGGTTTCAAAAGGACGAGCAGAAATTCCTCGGCGGGGACCGTATTGCCCTCTTGAAAAGCATCGACGAGGTCGGCTCCATCACCAAGGCGGCCAAGGCGGTGGGCATCAGCTACAAGAACGCCTGGGACCTGGTCAACATGATCAACAATCTCGCCGACCAGCCGCTGGTAGAGCGGGTGGCCGGGGGAAAGGGTGGGGGCGGGACCACCCTCACCAGATATGGCAAAGAGGTGGTTAGACAGTACGGCGTACTCCAGGAAGAGCACAGGAAATTCCTGGAGAATCTAGAGGGGAGGCTCGGGGACACCGCAAGCCTCTACCGGCTTTTGAGGAGGATATCCATGAAAGTTAGTGCCCGTAACGTCCTGGCAGGAACGGTAACAAAGATCATCAAGGGGGCCGTCAACTCGGAGGTTGCCCTTTCCCTTACCGGCGGCGGCACGCCGCTCATTGCGGTCGTCACCAACGCAGCCGTCGAGAACCTTGCCCTTAAAGAGGGCGCAAGCGCCTACGCCATCATCAAGGCCAGCTCGGTGATGGTGGGGAGCGACCTGCACGGCGCCAAGATCAGCGCTCGCAACGTCATGTGCGGCACGGTCGCCAAAATCATCGAAGGGCCCGTGTCCACCGAGGTCGACGTGGAAGTGGGCGGCGGCAACACCATCAGCGCCGTCATCACCCACGGCAGTTCCGACAACCTCGGGCTCAAGGTCGGGGGGCATGCCTGCACCCTCTTCAAGGCCTCCAGCGTCATCCTCGGCGTAAGCTAAAAATAGGGGCGGAAGGGAACGGACCTCGTCTGTTCCCTTTTTACTGGCTCGTCGTTATATCACCTGCGCTACAGCGCAGCCAAATGCAGAACAGAAATGTCGACAAAAAGGAGAAAGTTTATGAAGCGTTTCGCCAAGATGATGTCCCTGTTCGCCGCACTCTTCGTGCTCACCGCCGTAGCCTCGGTCCCCTCCGGATGGGCCGCTGAAAAGACGGTGATTCTCGCCACCACCACCAGCACCCAGGATTCAGGGCTTCTGGACGTGCTGCTTCCCATGTTCGAAAAGCAGACCGGCTACTTCGTCAAGACCATTTCCGTCGGCAGCGGCCAGGCCATGAAGATGGGCGAGAAGGGGGAGGCCGACGTGCTGCTGGTCCACTCGCCTGAGGCTGAAAAGGCGTTCATGGCGGGCGGGTTCGGCGTGAACGGGAAGCTCGTCATGCACAACGACTTCATCCTCCTGGGACCTGCCGGCGACCCGGCGAAGATCCGCGGCGCCAAGACCGCCGCAGACGCCCTCAAGGCTATCGCAGCTTCCAATGCGCTCTTCCTCTCCAGGGGCGACAACTCCGGAACCCACGCCAAAGAGAAAGGCCTTTTCAAGGCGGCGGGGATCAACCCCGAAGGGCAGAAATGGTTCCAGCAGACCGGCCTCGGCATGGGCGAAACCCTGAACGTCGCCGCCGAGAAGAAGGGTTACCTCCTGGCCGACCGCGGCACCTACCTGGCGCTCAACAAGAAGGCGCACCTGGGCCTCGAGATCATGGTGCAGGGCGAGCCGAAGCTCCTCAACATCTACCACGTCATCGAAGTGAACCCCGCGAAGTGGCCCAAGGTGAACAGCGCAGGGGCGAAGGCTTTCTCCGACTTTATCGTCTCCAAGAAAGCCCAGGACGTCATCAGCACCTTCGGCAAAAAGCAGTTCGGTTCCCCGCTCTTCTTCGCCGATGCCGGCAAGCCTGAGTAATAATGGACATCATTCTTGAAGGGATAATCAAGGCGTTCCAGCTCCTCGTCTCGCTCGACGGCGAGGTGCTGGGTATCGCCCTGCTCTCGCTCAAGGTTTCGGGGCTGGCCACGCTGATCAGCCTGGTGCTCGGGATCTCCGTCGGCACCCTGGTCGCTCTCAATACTTTCCCGGGTAAGAAGATCCTGGTCAGCGTGGTCAATAC
Proteins encoded in this region:
- a CDS encoding CgeB family protein: MRVVMFYHSLVSDWNHGNAHFLRGVATELGQRGHEVRVYEPRNGWSYSNLLREKGVNALRRFEEVYPGLSGIPYELDKLDLHKALAGADLVIVHEWNEHELVHRIGEHRKKNGNYRLLFHDTHHRSVTDAGAMDAYDLSGFDGVLAYGGRIREIYLQKGWAERVWIWHEAADVRVFRPVEGAQKAGDVVWIGNWEDDERSEEIREFFVEPVRRLGLKAAVYGVRYPKPALKLLQEAGIGYGGWLPNFEVPRVFSSFRLTVHIPRRPYVTALPGIPTIRPFEALACGIPLISAPWDDCDALFSPDRDFVYAGSGEEMQRQMCALLDDTARAGRLACHGRGTILARHTCGHRIDELLQICRELGLPADES
- a CDS encoding NAD-dependent epimerase/dehydratase family protein, with amino-acid sequence MAGSVLITGGAGFIGSHLADELLRHGYRVRVLDSLVLQVHGPDGRRPGYLDPEVELIKGDVRDAAAVQRALAGTEAVFHLASMVGVGQSMYEIEQYTSVNNCGTAVLLEAMAHAKGHRKLIVASSMSIYGEGRYLDADGLCYDDVRRPLEQLQRGRWEPFNRRSEPLRPVATPEDKSPSLASVYALSKYDQERMALIVGECYRIPVIALRFFNVYGTRQALSNPYTGVLAIFASRLMNGNPPRIYEDGLQQRDFVSVHDVVTACRLALQVDQQQAQFFNIGSGANVSVLEVLQRFRRVLNCDGIEPEITGNYRAGDIRHCFADISSARSVLGYAPRISFDDGLAELAGWLEGEVAIDRVSEAHAELTQRGLTL
- a CDS encoding NAD-dependent epimerase/dehydratase family protein; its protein translation is MKRATSEAVPEHFGIVEWFRPGERERVERVLSDMKAIGAKSLRTGISWADWYTSEGKRWYDWLIPRLAREVELLPCVLYTPPSIGIEAKTSSPPRRPKDYADFIDLFVTAFGEHFEYLELWNEPNNLSEWDWTLDPHWTSFGEMIGGAAYWVRKRGKKTVLGGMSPIDGHWLCRMFELGVMDYIDVVGIHGFPDIFDYTWKGWQRNIAMVREILDEKECACEIWVTEAGFSTWQHDEFKQAKVFLDFLAAPAQRVYWYGVDDLDPSLSAVDRYHLDEREYFFGLRKADATPKLLYRLLQEGTLSSLKRVVAAGSAARADSGGTEKAVLVTGGAGFIGTNLVQHLVAQGERVILYDNLSRAGVEKNLLWLMDNCGERLQVVIGDTRNSLLLEQAVSEAKQVFHFAAQVAVSSSIDNPANDFAINVQGTFSLLEAIRKAKTPPSLLYTSTNKVYGAIEGCGVRKNGVRYEPLDPQLRSHGLGEGTTLDFLSPYGCSKGCADQYVLDYARSFGIDAAVFRMSCIYGPHQYGTEEQGWVAHFAIQTMKGEPITLYGDGCQIRDLLFVEDLVDAMCRARDIMPRIAGQAFNIGGGPARTISLLELLDLLRDLHGTLPTILRDDWRTGDQRYYVSDTRKFCKATGWTPRHSVAEGVRRLYDWLLETMHSPARGAGSFDKQSYPATGAEAI
- a CDS encoding Gfo/Idh/MocA family protein → MKKKQPLPRIGFLGTGWIGRHRLKAILESKEAEVACIADVCRENASDAAKLAPGALVVDSLDALLELGLDAVVIATPSAGHCSQAVRALEAGLSVFCQKPLGRSAYEAQMVVDTARAANRLLGVDFSYRFTDAVRKMHELVGSGELGEVYAADLVFHNAYGPDKAWFYDAELSGGGCLMDLGSHLVDLALWFFDYPQVRSVSSSIFSGGERLKGGSGKVEDYAVVSLVLENGHAVRVACSWNVSAGRDAVIESSFYGTQGGVAFRNVQGSFYDFVAERFRGTSAETIATPPDDWGGRCAVDWVRQLRTGGGSYNPQAENLVQVAAVLDAAYGR
- a CDS encoding glycosyltransferase family 4 protein — encoded protein: MTETDYKKGCDEGGVSAPPRLILMTADTIGGVWTYVLELARGLSVFGVEVALATMGQPLSQEQRREVADEGNVTLYESGYRLEWMDDPWADVELSGAWLLELEDRLRPDLVHLNGYAHAALPWQSPCLVVAHSCLLSWWQAVRREDLPSRYQQYRQRVAQGLAAADLVAAPSAAMLRNIQTLYLPLPEGRVVHNARSRTRFRPGHKEDFILSVGRVWDEAKNIGALVKNACDLPWPVYVAGEINHPGGGSVTMGGVNRLGFLSPDELAPWYAAASVYALPARYEPFGLTVLEAALSGCALVLGDIPSLRELWDGAAIFVDPDSPDLLQEELCRLCADRARQESLGNKALAQSRKFTAAKMVAGYLSLYRQLCRVS
- a CDS encoding CgeB family protein translates to MGAPLSIAFFASSLVSAYWNGAATYYRGMVRALAGLGHRIVFYEPDAYERQSHRDMEDPDWATVVVYPATESGVMRSLEAAKGSDLVIKASGVGVFDELLEREVLRLKGEGTQVVFWDVDAPATLERIAEDSDDPFRALIPQYDLVLTYGGGDPIVRRYKSFGARSCIPIYNALDPDTHFPVHSEPRLEADLSFLGNRLPDRERRVDEFFLAVAKRLPERRFLLAGSGWDDKERSGNVKYLGHVGTADHNAFNCSPMAILNVSRDGMARNGFSPATRVFEAAGAGACMITDQWEGVEQFFEPEREIYVAASGDEVAEILDRLTPALAAAVGSRALTRVRAQHTYAHRARQFQEIFSAGKPYTGGMP
- a CDS encoding alcohol dehydrogenase catalytic domain-containing protein, with protein sequence MSDVMDAAVITGPGRSRVEQVARPAAGRGEVVVRVEGCGVCASNLPLWQGRFWFNYPAQPGSPGHEGWGRVHRLGEGVEGIAVGDRVIEATGYQWPLDVAGELVRERGKIVIAGFHQDGMRQVNVQLWNWKGVDVINAHERDPKVYLEGMLAGIEAVDAGLFALDELITHTYALEHLGEAYRALDQRPDGFLKGIVRIDH